In Thermospira aquatica, the following proteins share a genomic window:
- a CDS encoding metal ABC transporter permease, whose amino-acid sequence MESFLSVLFSNDVPFLRYACIASLIASIPFGMMGSFVVVRRMSSMAGAVSHAIIGGVGLGVYLQIVWKWSWMSPTLGAMIASILVGLLIGWIFIRGKERLDTVLGAVWVIGMSLGLLLLTITPTYTDPMSYLFGNILLLTREDLWMMGILGSIVTTTTLFFYPQLQAVSFDEDFARIRGIAVSFLQLLLIVMVSLTVFLMLQVMGAVMVIALLTLPAAIASLFFHKLSRIIVVASSLVAFFSLFGLVLSYYLDLPTGALTVLSLAIVYLGSLLVKRVALKTS is encoded by the coding sequence ATGGAATCTTTTCTGTCGGTTCTCTTCAGTAACGATGTGCCTTTTCTCCGGTATGCTTGTATTGCCTCATTGATTGCAAGTATTCCTTTTGGGATGATGGGAAGTTTTGTGGTTGTACGAAGGATGAGCTCGATGGCTGGAGCGGTGAGTCATGCCATCATTGGGGGGGTGGGACTTGGTGTCTACCTCCAGATAGTATGGAAATGGTCCTGGATGTCTCCTACCCTTGGGGCTATGATTGCCTCGATTCTTGTGGGATTATTGATAGGGTGGATATTCATCCGTGGTAAAGAACGTCTCGACACAGTTCTGGGAGCCGTCTGGGTCATTGGGATGTCTCTGGGACTCCTTCTCCTTACCATCACACCGACCTATACCGATCCCATGAGTTACCTTTTCGGCAATATTCTCCTGCTCACTCGAGAAGACCTCTGGATGATGGGAATTCTCGGTAGCATTGTCACCACTACCACTCTTTTTTTCTATCCCCAGCTACAAGCGGTAAGTTTTGATGAAGACTTTGCGAGAATAAGGGGAATAGCTGTTTCTTTCTTGCAGTTATTGCTCATTGTCATGGTTTCCCTTACCGTCTTTTTGATGTTACAGGTCATGGGTGCTGTTATGGTCATTGCTCTTCTCACACTTCCTGCGGCTATCGCTTCTCTCTTTTTTCACAAGCTTTCCCGAATCATTGTGGTGGCTTCCAGTCTTGTGGCTTTTTTCTCTCTTTTTGGTCTTGTTCTCAGTTATTACCTTGATCTGCCAACGGGAGCACTTACTGTTCTCTCTTTAGCAATCGTCTATCTGGGAAGTCTGCTCGTGAAAAGAGTGGCGTTGAAAACAAGCTGA
- a CDS encoding metal ABC transporter ATP-binding protein: protein MAMSVAIEVKNLSFGYAEKPIVNNVSFSINEGEFVTLVGPNGGGKTTLLRLLLGLLQPWSGSILIYGQPNIKQRQIIGYVPQSGIFDRQFPLTVEEMVLQGRLKPWGWYTDKDKKCALEALDKVGLLHLQKETFSHLSGGQLQRVLIARALASEARILFLDEPSASIDSESEEKLFSLLSTLKREKTILLVTHDTGFINTITDRVLCIHQTLCEHDIPTSGDDSSTYGYSTTYHKLSHNNERRL from the coding sequence ATGGCAATGAGTGTCGCTATAGAGGTCAAAAATCTTTCCTTTGGGTATGCTGAGAAACCCATTGTCAACAATGTAAGTTTTTCCATTAACGAAGGGGAATTTGTAACGCTTGTCGGTCCAAATGGTGGAGGGAAAACTACTCTTCTGAGGCTTTTGCTTGGTCTTCTCCAACCATGGAGTGGATCTATCCTTATCTACGGTCAACCAAATATCAAACAACGGCAAATTATCGGCTATGTTCCACAATCCGGTATCTTTGACCGCCAATTCCCCCTCACCGTAGAAGAAATGGTACTTCAAGGCAGACTCAAACCCTGGGGATGGTATACAGACAAGGACAAAAAATGTGCTCTCGAAGCACTGGACAAGGTGGGGCTTCTCCATCTGCAAAAGGAAACATTCTCTCACCTCTCGGGTGGACAGCTCCAGCGCGTCCTCATCGCCCGGGCACTTGCCTCAGAGGCCAGAATTCTTTTCCTCGATGAACCCTCAGCAAGTATTGACAGCGAAAGTGAGGAGAAACTCTTCTCCCTGTTATCTACTCTCAAGAGAGAAAAAACCATTCTCCTCGTTACACATGATACAGGTTTTATCAATACCATAACCGATCGAGTGCTCTGTATCCACCAAACTCTCTGTGAACATGATATTCCTACCTCAGGAGATGATTCTTCTACTTATGGTTACTCAACAACCTACCACAAACTCTCTCACAATAACGAAAGGAGGTTGTAG
- a CDS encoding metal ABC transporter solute-binding protein, Zn/Mn family, whose amino-acid sequence MKLWFFLVHCLLITGGMFATPLKVTVTLEPQRYLVEKIGGNRVQVHVMVPSGKNPHTYEPLPSQMVELSRSSVWFTIGLEFETQLVNRIQKSYHNLQIVDTSQGIKKRSLLEHEIPSHHEAGEDHEEHEDRVGAPDPHIWMSLRLATLQAKTILDKLSSLDPEGKEIYEKNYSQLIQKLQNLDNEIRQQLNRHRGKTFFIYHPVLGYFADDYGLIQQSIEIEGKEPSSRQIHALVQKAKQQKVKVIFVQQGFSQKSAQAIAKAIGGKVVEINPLDYNYETMIKKISQTLIGAWQ is encoded by the coding sequence ATGAAATTGTGGTTTTTTCTTGTACATTGTCTTCTCATAACTGGAGGGATGTTTGCCACACCCTTAAAAGTAACGGTAACCCTGGAACCTCAACGCTACCTTGTTGAAAAAATCGGAGGAAACAGAGTACAGGTTCATGTGATGGTTCCATCCGGCAAAAATCCCCATACGTATGAACCCCTCCCCTCCCAGATGGTTGAACTCTCACGAAGCAGTGTTTGGTTTACTATTGGACTGGAATTTGAAACCCAGCTCGTAAACCGTATCCAAAAATCATACCACAACCTTCAGATCGTCGATACCTCTCAAGGCATCAAAAAAAGAAGTCTCCTCGAACACGAGATCCCCTCTCACCATGAAGCCGGAGAGGACCATGAAGAACACGAAGACAGGGTTGGTGCACCTGATCCCCATATCTGGATGAGCCTGAGACTTGCTACCCTTCAGGCAAAAACTATCCTCGATAAACTCAGCTCCCTCGACCCAGAAGGGAAAGAGATCTACGAAAAAAATTACTCCCAACTTATTCAAAAACTTCAGAATCTTGACAACGAAATACGCCAGCAATTGAACCGGCACAGGGGAAAAACCTTTTTTATCTACCATCCTGTTTTAGGATACTTTGCCGATGACTATGGGCTTATCCAACAATCCATCGAAATAGAGGGAAAAGAACCATCCTCCCGCCAGATACATGCTCTCGTTCAAAAAGCAAAACAACAAAAGGTAAAAGTTATCTTCGTCCAGCAGGGCTTTTCTCAAAAAAGTGCACAGGCTATAGCAAAAGCCATCGGCGGGAAAGTAGTAGAAATCAATCCCCTTGATTACAATTATGAAACCATGATAAAAAAGATCAGTCAGACTCTCATTGGAGCATGGCAATGA
- the dnaE gene encoding DNA polymerase III subunit alpha has protein sequence MDFVHLHVHSHYSLLDGVSQIPALVKQVAQHKQRAVALTDHGNLFGAMEFYTKCEEYSKSHPESPIKPILGCEFYVAPKSRFERDKDEKYYHLVLLAKDLTGYKNLLKLSSAGYLEGFYSKPRIDHELLEMHHEGLVALSACLGGEIPSYILSEQTDKLHHTLEWYKELFGKDGFFLELQDQGINEQKIVNRELLKLSQKYQLPLVATNDAHYLSPQDSELQEVMFAIRDKTTLDDPKLQRYPTNQFYLKSTEEMFQIFGEVPESLHNTLLIAEMCTLKLSFNEMHTPIYPLPEGENAHSYLTKLAKQGLINRFGVKNYEDVPEDYRQRLSTELDLIRYMEETKNIGFSNYFLIVRDFVHFAKRHGIWVGPGRGSAAGAILSWVLEITQVDPIRYQLLFERFLNPERVSMPDIDIDFEDSRRDEVKEYIRSKYGYNRTADIITFGMLKSRSTIRDVGRVLGIPLAEVDRIAKLIDPNESLEEAMTHVPELDLLKNGTEIQKKWLAYSIRLDGNLRNLGTHASGLIISDVDLTDVVPLYKDMSTGAISTQYEGSYLEKNGLLKMDILGLANLSIIKDTLDRVWHNHHIRLDIQNVPLDDQEVYAVFSRGETKGIFQFESTGMTEYLKQLRPTCIDDLIAMNALYRPGPMDQIPAYIRRKQGQEAIDCFHENLKPILESTYGIIVYQEQVMQIAQVMAGFSLGKADNVRRIMAKKKPEELDKIRPDWIEGSIKNGYPKELAEKIFEILIPFSSYAFNKSHSAAYAILAYQIAYLKTHYRPEFMASLLTANMSKTEDVQAYCEECTKAGITILPPDINHSRYIFQEIKTDNDRWAIRFGFGAIKGMGEGFALAMEEEREKHGPFTSFENFLERMHTHQEFRRPVVEILLKAGAFDNLLGETRAEKKALYLDQLDWYIDHYQEKTKDKANGIVGLFDELEEHHLPPVSSHKTRILSHQEEFLMEKEVIGFPLSQRFLSHYENQLKHLVWIPDPALSKIPPGITFTIWGYLAEISIRTTQRGKPFASFKLFYGNSSLKFSLFSPEYERFENLLKEGQFVLIRAQYNPGKDNQVYLNIVEMMPLDTVLSNRFTLRSLHLLWEGQSHVIKSSLETLCQWTGQKENHGTIQLIFHILDKDRTSSIQAHPRFGVKFLPELIEKIASLEGLQAFWFV, from the coding sequence ATGGATTTTGTTCATCTTCATGTTCATTCTCACTACAGTCTGCTTGATGGTGTAAGTCAGATCCCTGCTCTCGTCAAGCAAGTAGCCCAACACAAACAAAGAGCTGTGGCTCTCACCGATCATGGAAATCTCTTCGGTGCGATGGAATTCTACACCAAGTGTGAAGAGTACTCCAAGTCACATCCAGAAAGCCCCATCAAACCCATTCTGGGATGCGAGTTTTATGTAGCCCCAAAAAGCCGTTTTGAAAGAGATAAAGACGAAAAATACTACCACCTTGTTCTTCTCGCTAAAGACCTCACCGGCTACAAAAACCTCCTCAAACTCTCCTCGGCCGGTTACCTGGAGGGATTTTACTCCAAACCTCGTATAGACCATGAACTACTTGAAATGCACCATGAAGGACTCGTCGCCCTCTCTGCCTGTTTAGGGGGTGAAATCCCAAGCTACATCCTTTCAGAACAAACCGACAAACTTCATCATACCCTCGAATGGTACAAGGAGCTTTTCGGAAAAGACGGCTTTTTCCTCGAACTGCAGGACCAGGGGATCAATGAACAAAAGATTGTCAACCGCGAGCTTCTAAAACTTTCCCAAAAATACCAGCTTCCTCTTGTGGCCACCAATGATGCCCATTACCTTTCTCCACAAGATTCTGAACTTCAAGAAGTAATGTTCGCCATCCGGGATAAAACCACTCTTGATGATCCCAAACTGCAACGCTACCCTACCAACCAGTTCTATCTCAAAAGTACCGAAGAGATGTTCCAGATTTTTGGAGAAGTTCCAGAAAGTCTTCATAACACCCTTCTCATCGCAGAAATGTGTACGCTTAAGCTTTCCTTTAACGAGATGCACACTCCTATTTACCCCCTCCCTGAAGGAGAAAACGCCCACAGTTATCTTACGAAACTCGCCAAACAAGGACTTATAAACCGTTTCGGTGTTAAAAACTACGAAGACGTTCCTGAAGATTATAGACAGAGACTTTCCACTGAGCTTGATCTCATCCGTTACATGGAGGAAACCAAAAACATCGGTTTTTCCAATTACTTTCTCATTGTCCGTGATTTCGTTCACTTTGCCAAGCGTCATGGAATCTGGGTAGGACCAGGACGCGGTTCAGCAGCAGGGGCTATCCTGTCGTGGGTTCTTGAAATCACCCAGGTAGATCCCATACGATACCAGCTTCTCTTTGAACGCTTCCTCAATCCCGAGCGTGTCAGCATGCCAGATATCGATATTGACTTTGAGGATAGTCGCCGCGACGAAGTCAAAGAATACATCAGAAGCAAATATGGCTACAACAGAACCGCTGATATCATCACTTTTGGTATGCTCAAGAGCCGATCCACAATACGAGACGTAGGAAGGGTATTGGGTATCCCTCTCGCGGAGGTGGACCGTATTGCCAAACTCATTGACCCCAACGAATCTCTTGAGGAAGCCATGACCCATGTGCCTGAACTTGACTTACTCAAAAACGGAACAGAGATCCAGAAAAAGTGGTTAGCGTACTCTATCCGCCTTGATGGCAACCTCAGAAACCTCGGAACCCATGCCTCGGGGCTTATCATCTCAGATGTTGATCTCACCGATGTTGTCCCTCTCTACAAAGATATGAGTACGGGAGCCATTTCTACACAATATGAAGGATCCTACCTCGAAAAAAATGGTCTTCTCAAAATGGATATTCTTGGACTTGCCAACCTGAGTATCATCAAAGATACTCTTGATCGCGTCTGGCACAATCATCATATCCGACTTGATATCCAGAATGTTCCCCTGGATGACCAGGAAGTGTATGCCGTTTTCTCCCGGGGAGAAACCAAAGGAATCTTCCAGTTTGAATCCACAGGGATGACAGAATACCTCAAGCAACTTCGTCCCACATGCATTGACGATCTTATCGCCATGAACGCCCTCTATCGGCCAGGTCCCATGGACCAGATCCCCGCCTATATCCGACGAAAACAAGGGCAAGAAGCCATTGACTGTTTCCACGAAAACCTCAAACCCATCCTCGAAAGCACGTATGGTATCATCGTGTATCAGGAACAGGTGATGCAAATAGCCCAGGTGATGGCTGGTTTCAGTCTCGGCAAAGCAGACAACGTCCGCCGTATCATGGCCAAGAAAAAACCAGAGGAACTCGACAAGATTCGTCCTGACTGGATAGAAGGCTCCATAAAAAATGGCTATCCAAAGGAACTTGCTGAAAAGATCTTTGAGATTCTGATTCCCTTTTCCTCGTATGCTTTTAACAAATCCCACTCGGCTGCTTATGCTATCCTTGCCTATCAAATCGCTTACCTCAAAACACACTACCGCCCAGAATTCATGGCGAGCCTTCTCACTGCCAACATGAGCAAAACCGAAGACGTTCAGGCTTACTGCGAGGAGTGTACAAAAGCCGGGATCACCATCCTCCCGCCAGACATAAACCACAGCCGCTACATCTTTCAGGAAATCAAAACAGACAATGACCGCTGGGCTATACGGTTTGGATTCGGCGCCATCAAAGGCATGGGAGAAGGGTTTGCCCTTGCCATGGAAGAAGAAAGAGAAAAGCACGGACCTTTCACAAGCTTTGAAAACTTTCTTGAAAGAATGCACACTCATCAGGAATTCCGGCGCCCTGTAGTAGAAATCCTTCTCAAAGCTGGCGCCTTTGATAATCTTTTGGGAGAAACACGAGCCGAAAAAAAGGCTCTCTACCTTGACCAACTGGATTGGTATATTGATCACTATCAAGAAAAAACTAAAGATAAAGCCAATGGTATTGTTGGTTTGTTTGACGAACTCGAAGAACACCATCTTCCCCCCGTTTCCTCACACAAAACCCGTATCCTCTCCCACCAGGAAGAATTTCTCATGGAAAAAGAGGTTATCGGTTTCCCCCTCTCCCAGAGATTTCTCAGTCACTACGAAAACCAACTTAAACATCTCGTATGGATACCAGACCCGGCTCTCTCAAAGATTCCCCCTGGCATTACCTTCACCATCTGGGGATACCTTGCCGAGATCAGCATCCGCACCACCCAGCGAGGTAAACCTTTTGCCAGCTTCAAACTTTTTTATGGAAACAGCAGTCTCAAGTTCAGTCTTTTTTCACCGGAATACGAACGATTCGAAAATCTTCTCAAAGAAGGCCAGTTTGTCCTTATTCGGGCTCAGTACAATCCGGGTAAAGACAACCAGGTATATCTCAATATAGTGGAAATGATGCCATTAGATACCGTCCTCTCGAACCGTTTTACCCTACGAAGTCTTCACCTTCTCTGGGAAGGGCAATCTCATGTGATCAAAAGCTCCCTTGAAACCCTCTGCCAGTGGACAGGCCAGAAAGAAAACCATGGAACCATCCAGCTTATCTTCCATATCCTGGATAAAGACAGGACCTCCTCCATCCAGGCTCATCCTCGTTTTGGGGTAAAATTCCTGCCTGAACTAATAGAAAAGATCGCCTCCCTTGAAGGGCTCCAGGCCTTCTGGTTTGTATAA
- a CDS encoding anaerobic ribonucleoside-triphosphate reductase activating protein, whose protein sequence is MFYGLQKTTLVDFPGRIAATLFTGGCNFRCPWCHNKDLVYPERLGLLSPLPEDDIKAFLLQRKDQLDGICVTGGEPTLWGDRLIEFLLWAKSLGYETKIDTNGSHPEWIERALKEKAVDFFAMDIKQTWESYREAIGLPSCDISLLKKSIKLIQASGKPHQFRTTLIPGISPKSMEKLTQELGISLVFQEYRDPTIYEKAINREENALRA, encoded by the coding sequence ATGTTTTACGGCCTTCAGAAAACCACTCTTGTTGATTTTCCAGGGAGGATTGCAGCTACCCTGTTTACAGGGGGCTGCAACTTCCGTTGTCCCTGGTGTCACAACAAAGATCTCGTTTACCCCGAGAGACTCGGGCTTCTTTCTCCGCTTCCAGAAGACGATATAAAAGCCTTCCTTCTTCAGCGAAAAGATCAACTTGATGGGATCTGTGTTACGGGGGGAGAACCCACCCTATGGGGAGATCGTCTGATCGAGTTTCTTTTGTGGGCAAAATCTCTGGGCTACGAAACCAAAATAGACACCAACGGTTCCCATCCCGAATGGATAGAGCGCGCCTTAAAAGAAAAAGCCGTAGACTTTTTTGCGATGGATATAAAACAAACATGGGAATCCTATAGGGAAGCCATAGGACTTCCATCGTGTGATATTTCTCTGCTAAAAAAATCCATCAAGCTTATTCAGGCAAGCGGCAAACCCCACCAGTTTCGTACGACGCTTATTCCGGGGATTTCGCCAAAGAGTATGGAAAAACTCACGCAGGAACTAGGGATATCTCTGGTATTTCAGGAGTATCGAGACCCAACTATCTATGAAAAGGCAATAAACAGAGAAGAAAATGCTCTGCGAGCATAA
- a CDS encoding peptidylprolyl isomerase — protein MNFKKWLLASITTVFVFSCSQPVLTYEIGGKKKSVTYNDVKDLVEYMATSYPQYLQDVEMLKNVLFSESRASKDIILFEELKAGLTNSPEFNDKFSSEIEKQYFIYLAQEGTNWVAQKTKNTAFPVVRASHILFTVNTNATKEEVRLLAQNTLDTLKKSKNFTKDFSNAAIQYSQDPGSKDIGGDLGYFLEGMMVPEFENAVFTTKKKGLLPELVETSDGYHIIYVTEPKTDKSYSWIEKQVQDGKMSYYVLMKLQQDLQTKTLAMAVKKNYTLEDNKVKVGKNEYEITAIPDNTVLFSVWGKNYTWKEVKNLFALFIPGYEQELSTQFDALMNAAQGFLVNVEGGRKIGKDNADSRRKVREDALIQYAMNNFEQILFQQASSMITDKDVKDFYEQNKARLVKDGKPMPFDENLKNQIRNQLIQSRMWYFYQSWLDQKKSEYKVTFNQNGLNDLLKKANKIRANAEIQGNSPQFQ, from the coding sequence ATGAATTTCAAAAAATGGCTTCTCGCAAGTATCACAACCGTGTTTGTTTTTAGTTGTAGCCAGCCTGTTCTCACCTATGAAATAGGTGGCAAGAAAAAAAGTGTCACATACAACGATGTTAAAGACCTGGTAGAATATATGGCTACCAGCTATCCCCAGTACCTTCAGGATGTCGAGATGCTAAAAAATGTTCTCTTTTCTGAAAGTCGTGCATCCAAAGACATTATTCTCTTTGAAGAACTCAAGGCAGGTCTTACGAACAGCCCCGAATTCAATGACAAATTCTCCTCCGAGATTGAAAAACAGTACTTCATCTACCTTGCTCAAGAGGGAACAAACTGGGTGGCCCAAAAAACCAAAAATACCGCTTTCCCGGTCGTAAGGGCTTCCCATATCCTGTTTACAGTAAATACCAACGCCACCAAAGAAGAGGTACGTCTTCTCGCCCAGAACACACTTGATACCCTCAAAAAATCCAAAAACTTCACCAAAGATTTCAGCAATGCTGCCATCCAGTACTCTCAGGATCCAGGCAGTAAAGATATCGGTGGAGACCTCGGGTACTTCCTCGAAGGAATGATGGTGCCAGAATTTGAAAATGCTGTATTTACCACCAAAAAGAAAGGTCTCCTCCCCGAGCTTGTTGAAACGAGTGATGGCTACCATATCATCTATGTCACCGAACCCAAAACAGACAAATCCTACAGCTGGATAGAAAAACAGGTGCAAGATGGCAAGATGAGTTATTATGTTCTCATGAAACTCCAGCAGGATCTCCAGACAAAAACCCTTGCTATGGCTGTAAAAAAGAATTACACCCTCGAAGATAACAAGGTAAAAGTTGGAAAGAACGAGTACGAGATCACTGCAATCCCTGACAACACGGTTTTGTTCAGTGTCTGGGGCAAAAACTACACCTGGAAAGAGGTCAAAAACCTCTTTGCCCTCTTTATCCCGGGCTATGAACAGGAACTTTCCACCCAGTTTGATGCTCTCATGAATGCTGCTCAGGGTTTTCTTGTTAACGTTGAAGGTGGAAGAAAAATCGGTAAAGACAATGCAGACTCAAGACGTAAGGTTCGCGAAGATGCTCTCATTCAGTACGCTATGAACAACTTTGAACAGATACTTTTCCAGCAAGCAAGTAGTATGATCACAGACAAAGATGTGAAAGACTTTTACGAGCAAAACAAAGCAAGACTTGTCAAAGATGGCAAACCAATGCCTTTTGACGAAAACCTCAAGAACCAGATCCGAAATCAGCTTATCCAAAGTCGCATGTGGTACTTCTACCAGAGCTGGCTTGACCAGAAAAAATCCGAATACAAGGTTACCTTCAACCAGAATGGATTAAACGATCTGCTCAAAAAAGCAAACAAAATCCGTGCAAACGCCGAAATACAGGGTAACTCACCACAATTTCAATAA
- a CDS encoding DUF58 domain-containing protein: MNKRLWIFLGILILFVSLFIELGGLKIFLYASLLFLGINRLYLFLVPKYVNIKRFLETTQVFSTLPEDNFLHITNTSLLPVGYIFIRDAIDIHLAPRQSYPFLLTLKPRERQMLSYSFSGRRRGKFIIGPTTILFSDFIGWDEIEIEHDTRKAIIVYPTLFRLSGHKYKSMQPFGIIKNPMPIFEDPTLITGLKEYNAGDDIRRINWKVSARQGKFYINTYQPAISSASLVILNLASEDYDFHNKDYYIERAIEVTASLLRELFLLRQEMALVINCRIDNVDQVLDIELGKGESHLTNMLSHLATIEAAKNAPFRDILSKHLQGISWGVSLFVISPRLSHEIIQQLINLQHMGHSITIIQVGPEISRELSLWNIGFQSYYAEHEATLIQLTRL; the protein is encoded by the coding sequence ATGAATAAACGACTGTGGATTTTTCTGGGCATTCTTATCCTATTTGTCTCGTTATTCATTGAACTTGGTGGACTAAAAATTTTTCTCTACGCTTCGCTCCTTTTTTTAGGGATAAACCGGCTGTATCTTTTTCTCGTCCCAAAATACGTCAACATCAAAAGGTTTCTCGAAACTACCCAGGTTTTTTCCACTCTTCCCGAAGACAATTTCCTTCATATTACCAATACCTCTTTGCTCCCTGTAGGATATATATTTATCCGTGATGCTATTGACATTCATCTTGCCCCCAGACAGAGTTACCCTTTCCTTTTGACACTGAAACCCAGAGAACGTCAGATGCTTTCGTACAGCTTTTCAGGAAGACGAAGAGGGAAGTTTATCATAGGTCCCACAACTATACTTTTTTCTGATTTTATAGGCTGGGATGAAATAGAAATCGAACATGATACCCGAAAAGCCATCATCGTGTATCCCACCCTTTTCCGTCTCTCCGGTCACAAATACAAAAGCATGCAACCCTTTGGAATAATTAAAAATCCCATGCCTATTTTTGAGGATCCTACCCTTATCACCGGGCTCAAAGAATATAACGCCGGTGACGACATCCGCCGTATCAACTGGAAAGTCTCGGCACGTCAGGGAAAGTTCTACATAAACACTTATCAACCCGCCATCTCCTCTGCAAGCCTGGTAATCCTGAATCTTGCCAGCGAAGACTATGATTTTCACAACAAGGATTATTACATAGAACGAGCTATTGAAGTTACAGCCTCTCTCCTGCGTGAGCTTTTTCTTCTCCGTCAGGAGATGGCGCTCGTCATCAATTGCCGTATCGATAATGTAGACCAAGTGCTTGATATTGAACTCGGAAAAGGTGAATCCCATCTCACCAACATGCTTTCTCATCTTGCTACTATTGAAGCTGCAAAAAATGCCCCATTTCGTGACATATTATCCAAACACCTGCAGGGGATTTCCTGGGGAGTAAGCCTCTTTGTTATCTCTCCAAGACTTTCACATGAAATTATTCAACAACTCATTAATCTCCAACATATGGGGCATTCGATTACGATTATTCAGGTAGGACCTGAAATTTCCAGGGAGCTGAGCCTGTGGAATATTGGTTTTCAGAGCTACTATGCTGAACACGAGGCAACCCTGATCCAACTCACGCGACTATAG